Proteins from a single region of Nocardiopsis dassonvillei subsp. dassonvillei DSM 43111:
- a CDS encoding hemolysin family protein — protein MTPSAWPDIAPLTTGEPVEWISAFAVALVLTAVAGFLVAAEVAVTRVMSVGLPEASSGERVAKSGRRWERVSADPTRHLNVLLFLRVVCEVCAVLAAAVGMVFLLGLGWPALGLTAAAMVVVESVLIAIAPRILGRQFSGAFARASAAVVYPVQVVVGPIAQLFVGAGRALTPRAKGDREGPFSTEVELRQLVDLAERGEVIDPEESQMIHSVFKLDDTPVREVMVPRPDIVFTSREADADAVLTLALASGYSRIPVTGEDEDDVVGIVYLKDLVYQLRDRWAAAAGTDDEVPLTAGDVMRQANYVPDTKPIDELLREMQQQRNHVAVAIDEYGGTAGLVTLEDIVEEIVGEITDEYDHEIPPVAWLDADRVRVTARLPLGELDELFPDRDLDVADVETVGGLVAFVLGRVPVGGDRAEYAGLRLTLEGKSSRRSRMTTVLVERLPADAEGAPEEDNDDVRSTEQ, from the coding sequence ATGACTCCGTCGGCCTGGCCTGACATCGCCCCGTTGACCACCGGTGAGCCCGTGGAGTGGATCAGCGCGTTCGCGGTGGCCCTGGTGCTGACCGCCGTCGCGGGCTTCCTGGTGGCCGCGGAGGTCGCCGTCACCCGTGTGATGTCGGTGGGCCTGCCCGAGGCGAGTTCCGGTGAGCGCGTGGCCAAGTCCGGGCGCCGCTGGGAGCGGGTGTCGGCGGACCCCACCCGCCACCTCAACGTGCTGCTGTTCCTGCGCGTGGTGTGCGAGGTGTGCGCGGTGCTGGCCGCCGCCGTGGGCATGGTGTTCCTGCTGGGGCTCGGCTGGCCCGCACTCGGGTTGACCGCCGCGGCGATGGTCGTGGTGGAGTCGGTGCTGATCGCGATCGCGCCGCGCATCCTCGGCCGCCAGTTCTCCGGGGCCTTCGCGCGCGCCAGCGCGGCGGTGGTCTACCCGGTCCAGGTCGTGGTGGGCCCCATCGCCCAGCTGTTCGTGGGGGCGGGTCGCGCGCTCACCCCGCGCGCCAAGGGCGACCGCGAGGGCCCCTTCAGCACCGAGGTGGAGCTGCGCCAGCTCGTGGACCTGGCCGAGCGGGGGGAGGTCATCGACCCCGAGGAGAGCCAGATGATCCACTCGGTGTTCAAGCTCGACGACACGCCCGTGCGCGAGGTGATGGTGCCCCGCCCCGACATCGTGTTCACCAGCCGCGAGGCCGACGCCGACGCGGTGCTGACCCTGGCGCTGGCCAGCGGTTACTCGCGCATCCCGGTGACGGGTGAGGACGAGGACGACGTGGTCGGCATCGTCTACCTCAAGGACCTGGTGTACCAGCTGCGCGACCGCTGGGCGGCGGCCGCGGGCACCGACGACGAGGTGCCGCTCACCGCGGGCGACGTGATGCGCCAGGCGAACTACGTCCCCGACACCAAGCCCATCGACGAGCTGCTGCGCGAGATGCAGCAGCAGCGCAACCACGTCGCGGTGGCCATCGACGAGTACGGCGGCACGGCGGGCCTGGTGACCCTGGAGGACATCGTGGAGGAGATCGTCGGTGAGATCACCGACGAGTACGACCACGAGATCCCGCCGGTGGCCTGGCTCGACGCGGACCGGGTGCGGGTGACCGCCCGCCTGCCGCTGGGCGAGCTGGACGAGCTGTTCCCGGACCGGGACCTGGACGTGGCGGACGTGGAGACCGTCGGCGGACTCGTGGCGTTCGTCCTGGGCCGGGTGCCCGTGGGAGGGGACCGGGCCGAATACGCTGGTCTCCGACTGACCCTCGAGGGCAAGAGCAGCCGCCGGAGCCGGATGACCACGGTCCTGGTGGAGCGCCTGCCCGCCGACGCCGAAGGGGCGCCGGAGGAGGACAACGACGACGTGAGGAGCACGGAGCAGTGA
- the era gene encoding GTPase Era, with amino-acid sequence MNELDLEKLRLPLEMPSHPEGFRSGFACFVGRPNVGKSTLMNALVGQKVAITSNRPQTTRRTVRGIVHRPDAQLIIVDTPGLHKPRTLLGERLDSLVRSTLVEVDVIAFCLPANEPIGRGDTYIAKELAEQTNTPVVALVTKTDLVDRDAVGRHLMAVNELGDWADIVPVSAQGGFQLETVTDVLCSHLPEGPPLYPDGDLTDEPDEMLVAELVREAALEGVRDELPHSIAVVVDEMYERENTRPGKELVDIYASLYVERSSQKAIVIGSKGSRLRDVGSRARKQIEALLGRRVFLDLRVRVAKDWQRDPKQLRKLGFDQPT; translated from the coding sequence ATGAACGAGCTCGACCTGGAGAAGCTGCGCCTACCGCTGGAGATGCCCTCCCACCCCGAGGGCTTCCGCAGCGGTTTCGCGTGCTTCGTGGGCCGCCCCAACGTGGGCAAGTCCACCCTGATGAACGCGCTGGTCGGGCAGAAGGTGGCGATCACCAGCAACCGGCCCCAGACCACGCGGCGCACGGTGCGCGGGATCGTGCACCGGCCCGACGCGCAGCTGATCATCGTGGACACGCCCGGCCTGCACAAGCCGCGCACCCTGCTGGGTGAGCGGTTGGACTCGCTGGTGCGGTCCACCCTGGTCGAGGTGGACGTGATCGCGTTCTGCCTGCCCGCCAACGAGCCGATCGGGCGGGGCGACACCTACATCGCCAAGGAGCTGGCGGAGCAGACCAACACCCCCGTGGTCGCCCTGGTCACCAAGACCGACCTGGTGGACCGGGACGCCGTGGGCCGTCACCTGATGGCGGTGAACGAGCTGGGCGACTGGGCCGACATCGTCCCGGTCTCGGCCCAGGGGGGCTTCCAGCTGGAGACCGTCACCGACGTGCTGTGCTCGCACCTGCCGGAGGGGCCGCCGCTGTACCCGGACGGCGACCTCACCGACGAGCCGGACGAGATGCTGGTGGCGGAGCTGGTGCGCGAGGCCGCCCTGGAGGGTGTGCGCGACGAGCTGCCGCACTCCATCGCGGTGGTCGTGGACGAGATGTACGAGCGCGAGAACACCCGCCCGGGCAAGGAGCTGGTGGACATCTACGCGTCGCTGTACGTGGAGCGCTCCAGCCAGAAGGCGATCGTGATCGGGTCCAAGGGCTCGCGCCTGCGCGACGTGGGTTCGCGGGCCCGCAAGCAGATCGAGGCCCTGTTGGGCCGACGGGTGTTCCTGGACCTGCGGGTGCGGGTGGCCAAGGACTGGCAGCGCGACCCCAAGCAGCTGCGCAAGCTGGGCTTCGACCAGCCCACTTGA
- a CDS encoding PhoH family protein, which produces MSETTHTHPPRDTQVKVVVPDEHTMVSLLGSRDELLRALERAFDSDIHVRGNEFTISGSPEETAVVVRLVEELIELAKSGTHVTPDTIERMVHMLRSPGAERPADVLTTNILSNRGKTIRPKTLNQKRYVDTIDQRTVVFGIGPAGTGKTYLAMAKAVKALQDKEVNRIILTRPAVEAGERLGFLPGTLYDKIDPYLRPLYDALHDMLDPDSIPKLMAAGTIEVAPLAYMRGRTLNDSFIILDEAQNTSPEQMKMFLTRLGFGSKIVVTGDVTQVDLPGGQTSGLRTIESILSDIDDIAFCRLSSEDVVRHKLVGKIVDAYGRYDAAQGDARDGRGSAGGGRSRRGSARRVAPDTPAEPGSAGDGEQAD; this is translated from the coding sequence ATGTCCGAGACAACGCACACGCACCCGCCACGGGACACCCAGGTCAAGGTCGTGGTGCCCGACGAGCACACGATGGTCAGCCTGCTGGGCTCCAGGGACGAACTCCTCAGGGCGTTGGAGCGGGCCTTCGACAGCGACATCCACGTGCGCGGCAACGAGTTCACCATCAGCGGCTCCCCGGAGGAGACCGCCGTCGTGGTCCGCCTCGTCGAGGAGCTGATCGAACTCGCCAAGAGCGGCACCCACGTCACCCCCGACACCATCGAACGCATGGTCCACATGCTGCGCTCGCCCGGTGCCGAGCGCCCCGCGGACGTGCTGACCACCAACATCCTGTCCAACCGCGGCAAGACCATCCGTCCCAAGACGCTCAACCAGAAGCGCTACGTCGACACCATCGACCAGCGCACGGTGGTGTTCGGCATCGGCCCCGCCGGTACCGGCAAGACGTACCTGGCCATGGCCAAGGCGGTCAAGGCGCTCCAGGACAAGGAAGTCAACCGGATCATCCTCACCCGCCCCGCGGTGGAGGCCGGTGAGCGGCTGGGCTTCCTGCCCGGCACCCTCTACGACAAGATCGACCCCTACCTGCGCCCGCTCTACGACGCCCTGCACGACATGCTCGACCCCGACTCCATCCCCAAGCTCATGGCGGCGGGGACCATCGAGGTCGCGCCGCTGGCGTACATGCGCGGCCGTACCCTGAACGACTCCTTCATCATCCTGGACGAGGCCCAGAACACCTCGCCCGAGCAGATGAAGATGTTCCTCACCAGGCTCGGGTTCGGCTCCAAGATCGTGGTCACCGGTGACGTGACCCAGGTCGACCTGCCCGGCGGGCAGACCAGCGGTCTGCGCACCATCGAGTCCATCCTGAGTGACATCGACGACATCGCCTTCTGCCGCCTGAGCAGTGAGGACGTCGTCCGGCACAAGCTGGTCGGCAAGATCGTGGACGCCTACGGGCGCTACGACGCCGCCCAGGGCGACGCCCGGGACGGCAGGGGGTCCGCCGGGGGCGGCCGCTCCCGCCGCGGGTCCGCGCGCCGCGTCGCCCCCGACACCCCGGCGGAGCCGGGGAGCGCCGGCGACGGGGAACAGGCAGACTGA
- the ybeY gene encoding rRNA maturation RNase YbeY, producing MSIDVANESGVTTVDEERLSRLARHVLDAMRVHPLAELSVVLVDEEPMADLHVRWMDEPGPTDVLSFPMDELRPGGPGRTSEPGVLGDVIICPQVAERQAEKAGHGTEAEIDLLCTHGILHLLGYDHAEPEEHKEMFGLQGEILAAWREREAAGAEGDESAR from the coding sequence ATGAGTATCGACGTCGCCAACGAGTCCGGCGTCACCACCGTGGACGAGGAGAGGCTCTCCCGTCTGGCCCGTCACGTGCTCGACGCCATGCGCGTCCATCCGCTGGCCGAGCTGTCCGTCGTGCTCGTGGACGAGGAGCCGATGGCCGACCTGCACGTGCGGTGGATGGACGAGCCGGGCCCCACCGACGTGCTCTCCTTCCCGATGGACGAACTGCGCCCCGGCGGCCCCGGCCGCACGAGCGAGCCGGGCGTCCTGGGGGACGTGATCATCTGTCCGCAGGTCGCCGAGCGCCAGGCGGAGAAGGCCGGGCACGGCACCGAGGCGGAGATCGACCTGCTGTGCACGCACGGCATCCTGCACCTGCTGGGCTACGACCACGCCGAGCCCGAGGAGCACAAGGAGATGTTCGGTCTCCAGGGCGAGATCCTCGCGGCCTGGCGCGAGCGCGAGGCGGCCGGGGCCGAAGGGGATGAGAGCGCCCGATGA